One window of the Rhodohalobacter sp. SW132 genome contains the following:
- a CDS encoding arylesterase produces MNFIKRLLIIKVAVVFLLLISTTTTSGQDQHSILFFGDSITAGYGLDEEQAYPALIQEKIDSLGLEVRVINAGLSGETTAGGVRRVEWILQQEIDIFFLGLGGNDGLRGIDPANTKSNLQQIIEKVKQKDENIEIILAGMEAPPNLGDDYTTRFRNVFSELADENNLIFMPFLLDDVAGERELNQPDGIHPTAEGQQIIADHIWEIIKPLLVDVP; encoded by the coding sequence ATGAACTTTATCAAACGTCTGCTCATCATAAAGGTTGCAGTTGTATTTTTATTGCTAATCTCAACTACCACGACTTCCGGGCAAGATCAACATTCAATACTTTTCTTTGGTGATAGTATCACGGCAGGGTACGGGCTTGATGAAGAACAGGCATATCCTGCGCTGATTCAGGAGAAGATCGATTCACTCGGTCTGGAGGTTCGTGTGATTAATGCCGGATTGAGCGGAGAAACCACGGCAGGCGGGGTTCGGAGGGTTGAATGGATACTGCAGCAGGAGATCGACATCTTTTTTCTTGGTCTTGGCGGAAATGATGGTTTGCGGGGGATCGACCCGGCCAACACAAAAAGTAATCTTCAGCAGATTATCGAAAAAGTGAAGCAGAAAGATGAGAATATCGAGATTATTCTTGCCGGTATGGAAGCCCCGCCCAATTTAGGAGACGACTACACAACACGCTTTCGAAATGTTTTTTCTGAATTAGCGGACGAAAACAATCTGATTTTTATGCCTTTTCTGCTCGATGATGTTGCCGGAGAGCGTGAACTCAACCAGCCGGATGGTATTCATCCAACAGCGGAAGGTCAGCAGATTATCGCCGATCACATCTGGGAAATCATTAAACCGCTGCTGGTGGATGTGCCGTAG
- the pckA gene encoding phosphoenolpyruvate carboxykinase (ATP) produces the protein MKNDYFSQPKSNVDLSYLGVKTSENVYWNLNPSQLYEHIIQNGEGVLTDKMAIRILTGKYTGRSPKDKFVVDQPSITDDIDWGDVNKPISKNVFDNLFDKVVAHLADRDLYVKDLHAGADKEYQLNVRVVSEVAYHALFAHNMFIRPDEDELKNHEPEFTVLAAPHFQADPETDGTRTNTFILCNFEKKIILIGGTLYSGEVKKGIFAVLNYLLPKRNVMAMHCSANMDNEGKTAVFFGLSGTGKTTLSADVDKTLIGDDEHGWSENGIFNFEGGCYAKTINLKKEEEPEIYETTQMPGTILENVVLDDSRHPQFDDASLTQNTRCAYPIHYIPNASETGKGGHPENIIFLTADAFGILPPISKLTPEQAMYHFISGYTAKVAGTERGVNEPQATFSACFGAPFMPLHPTVYAELLAEKIRKHNSHVWLVNTGWTGGPHGIGHRMKLSHTRKMLSEAIAGNLEGVEYYEEPIFGLSIPTLVDGVPSEVLIPRNTWNDKEAYDKKANHLAGMFADNFDQFKKQAAKNIVQAGPEPQ, from the coding sequence ATGAAAAACGACTATTTCAGTCAGCCCAAAAGTAACGTAGATCTAAGCTATCTTGGGGTGAAAACTTCTGAAAATGTATACTGGAATTTAAACCCTTCCCAGCTTTACGAACACATTATCCAGAATGGTGAAGGTGTTCTCACAGATAAGATGGCAATCCGGATTTTAACCGGGAAGTATACCGGCCGTTCACCCAAAGACAAATTTGTTGTCGATCAGCCATCCATCACCGATGATATCGACTGGGGCGATGTGAATAAACCCATTTCCAAAAATGTTTTCGACAACCTGTTCGATAAAGTTGTAGCCCATCTTGCTGACAGAGATCTCTATGTGAAAGATCTTCATGCAGGTGCCGACAAAGAATATCAGCTGAATGTTCGGGTTGTCAGCGAAGTCGCATATCACGCACTTTTCGCACACAACATGTTTATCCGCCCGGATGAAGATGAACTGAAAAATCACGAACCGGAATTCACCGTGCTTGCGGCTCCCCACTTTCAGGCTGATCCCGAAACAGACGGCACGCGGACAAACACATTTATTCTCTGCAATTTTGAGAAGAAAATTATTCTTATTGGCGGCACGCTCTACTCAGGTGAAGTAAAAAAGGGAATATTTGCGGTACTGAACTACCTCCTCCCCAAACGAAATGTGATGGCGATGCACTGTTCAGCCAACATGGATAACGAAGGCAAGACTGCTGTCTTTTTCGGCCTGTCAGGTACAGGCAAGACCACCCTTTCTGCCGATGTAGATAAAACGCTGATCGGCGATGATGAACACGGCTGGAGCGAAAACGGAATCTTTAATTTTGAAGGCGGATGTTATGCAAAAACCATCAACCTGAAAAAAGAGGAAGAGCCGGAAATTTACGAAACAACACAGATGCCCGGTACTATTCTCGAAAATGTTGTTCTGGATGACAGCCGGCATCCCCAGTTTGATGATGCCAGCCTTACGCAAAATACACGGTGTGCATACCCGATTCACTACATTCCCAATGCCAGCGAAACGGGCAAAGGCGGACATCCCGAAAACATAATTTTTCTTACGGCTGATGCCTTCGGAATCCTCCCTCCCATTTCTAAACTAACGCCGGAACAGGCGATGTATCACTTTATCAGCGGTTATACCGCAAAAGTAGCCGGAACTGAACGGGGAGTGAATGAACCACAGGCAACTTTTTCAGCCTGTTTTGGTGCGCCGTTTATGCCGCTGCACCCAACCGTCTATGCCGAACTTCTCGCAGAAAAAATCCGGAAGCACAATTCGCACGTCTGGCTGGTGAATACCGGATGGACCGGCGGCCCCCACGGTATCGGCCATAGAATGAAACTCTCTCACACCCGAAAAATGCTGAGTGAAGCCATTGCCGGTAACCTTGAAGGTGTGGAATATTACGAAGAGCCGATATTCGGCCTCTCCATTCCAACATTGGTAGATGGAGTTCCATCCGAAGTTTTAATACCGCGAAATACATGGAATGACAAAGAGGCGTACGACAAAAAAGCGAATCACCTTGCTGGTATGTTCGCTGACAATTTTGATCAATTCAAAAAGCAGGCCGCTAAAAACATAGTTCAAGCCGGCCCCGAGCCTCAATAA
- a CDS encoding antitoxin Xre/MbcA/ParS toxin-binding domain-containing protein: MSNKKDQTYPTRTGEEHSFKAEEPFISWDLAKAASVVHTGIHTTILQTIQNRLNISRLELSELLLVSPRTLDRRKKEELLPADESERSYRVARLTDLAAEVTGSMEKASEWFKKSNYALGNKTPLEMMRTEPGARLVERTLNQIRHGIPV; this comes from the coding sequence ATGAGCAATAAAAAAGATCAAACCTATCCAACGCGTACCGGTGAAGAGCACTCGTTTAAGGCAGAAGAACCATTCATTTCCTGGGATCTGGCCAAAGCAGCTTCTGTAGTTCATACGGGCATTCATACAACAATTCTTCAAACGATTCAAAACCGTCTGAACATCTCCAGGCTCGAGCTTTCCGAACTGCTTTTGGTTTCACCCCGAACTCTCGACAGAAGAAAGAAAGAGGAGTTGCTCCCCGCCGACGAATCAGAGCGAAGTTACCGGGTAGCGCGCCTTACCGATCTGGCTGCCGAAGTTACCGGAAGCATGGAAAAAGCCTCAGAGTGGTTCAAAAAGTCAAACTATGCACTCGGCAACAAAACTCCACTCGAAATGATGCGAACCGAACCCGGTGCGCGTCTCGTAGAACGAACATTAAATCAAATCAGGCACGGGATTCCTGTTTGA
- a CDS encoding RES family NAD+ phosphorylase, producing the protein MNMKVWRICHKEYADSAFSGEGARLYGGRFNSEGIRAVYTSGSLSLALLELLVQIEDREYLDRCVCFTAVIKSRHCFQPKPDELPNGWDTIPYGKSSQDYGDRWITERKYVAMKIPSVVVPGEFNIVINPEHPKFAEIDISPPEPLRFDPRLKIQSGL; encoded by the coding sequence ATGAATATGAAAGTGTGGAGAATTTGTCACAAAGAGTACGCAGATAGTGCGTTTTCAGGAGAAGGTGCGAGATTGTACGGCGGCAGATTTAACAGTGAGGGAATTCGGGCGGTATACACCTCCGGTTCACTTTCGCTGGCACTGCTTGAACTTTTGGTACAGATTGAAGACAGAGAATATCTCGACCGATGTGTTTGTTTTACTGCAGTGATAAAGAGCCGGCACTGTTTTCAGCCGAAACCTGACGAGCTGCCGAATGGTTGGGATACCATTCCATATGGAAAGTCTTCACAGGACTACGGTGACAGGTGGATTACGGAGCGTAAATATGTAGCAATGAAAATCCCCAGCGTAGTGGTTCCCGGTGAGTTTAACATCGTTATCAATCCGGAGCATCCAAAATTTGCAGAAATCGACATCTCACCGCCAGAACCGTTACGGTTTGATCCCCGGTTAAAGATACAATCTGGACTTTGA
- the deoC gene encoding deoxyribose-phosphate aldolase — protein sequence MSTTTTPDFSQTVPIDTIGVQERVARLNSRSIKKESKVQGLKLALSMIDHTTLEGKDSEGKVIQLCRKAITPYAPMPDLPSVAAVCVYPTMVAIAKKTVEGSGVKVASVATAFPSGMAKLQTKLDDTRFAVEQGADEIDMVISRGEFLKGNYSFVFDEIAAVKEACGDAHLKVILETGELETLINVRKASDIAMHAGADFIKTSTGKIQPAATQPVTLVMLEAIRDYYRETGQKIGMKPAGGIRKAKQALQYLVLVKETLGAEWLSNEWFRFGASSLTNDLLMQIVKQETGVYQSNIYFSND from the coding sequence ATGAGTACCACTACTACCCCCGATTTTTCACAAACCGTACCAATAGATACAATTGGTGTTCAGGAACGGGTCGCCCGGCTGAATTCACGAAGCATCAAGAAGGAGTCTAAAGTTCAGGGGCTCAAACTTGCGTTGAGTATGATCGATCATACCACCCTGGAAGGTAAAGATTCGGAGGGCAAGGTGATTCAGCTCTGCCGAAAAGCGATCACACCGTATGCACCAATGCCCGATCTTCCTTCTGTTGCCGCGGTTTGTGTCTATCCTACAATGGTTGCCATAGCCAAAAAAACGGTTGAGGGAAGCGGCGTTAAGGTGGCGAGTGTGGCAACCGCATTTCCGAGCGGAATGGCTAAACTTCAAACCAAACTTGATGATACACGATTTGCCGTAGAACAGGGCGCAGATGAGATCGATATGGTGATCTCGCGGGGAGAGTTTCTGAAAGGAAATTACTCGTTTGTTTTTGATGAAATTGCAGCCGTAAAGGAAGCGTGCGGTGACGCTCATCTCAAAGTAATTCTCGAAACCGGGGAACTGGAAACACTCATTAATGTGAGAAAGGCGAGCGATATTGCCATGCATGCAGGTGCAGATTTTATCAAAACGTCTACCGGAAAAATTCAACCCGCAGCCACACAGCCCGTAACACTGGTGATGCTCGAAGCAATCCGTGATTATTATCGTGAAACGGGGCAAAAAATTGGTATGAAACCGGCAGGCGGCATTCGGAAAGCAAAACAGGCGCTTCAATATCTTGTGCTGGTTAAAGAGACTCTCGGTGCGGAATGGCTCAGCAACGAATGGTTCCGTTTCGGAGCAAGCTCGTTAACCAACGACCTCCTGATGCAGATTGTAAAACAGGAAACCGGTGTTTACCAGAGCAACATCTATTTTTCTAATGACTGA
- a CDS encoding SIMPL domain-containing protein, whose product MKRSVIVLTLFGILLAANSVTAQNYTDSHTLTIHSTGEANTPADIAFMSVNISINHEDADRAFELHRERESFLADLLKELEIEDDQINYRPATIRPNRQRDGEIHSVTSQQIRIQLDEIRMLGELQRTLIQNGFDNFSGNLSSTKMEEAGDEALREAVKNARKDAEILALASDREIGKIIRIEHSSDQPFRSASVSEAFQARAMSDSGPSMFDFSQTVSVQKRVTVIFELLE is encoded by the coding sequence ATGAAACGTAGTGTCATCGTCCTTACCCTTTTCGGTATTTTACTTGCCGCAAATTCTGTGACTGCACAGAATTATACGGATTCCCATACACTAACCATCCATTCCACTGGTGAAGCAAACACGCCTGCAGATATCGCTTTTATGTCTGTCAATATTTCAATCAATCATGAAGATGCTGATCGTGCTTTTGAGCTGCACCGGGAGAGGGAATCATTCCTCGCTGATCTGCTGAAAGAGCTGGAGATTGAGGACGACCAGATCAACTATCGCCCGGCAACCATTCGTCCGAATCGTCAGCGTGATGGGGAAATCCACTCGGTTACATCACAACAAATTCGAATTCAGCTTGATGAAATACGAATGCTTGGGGAACTACAGCGTACGCTGATTCAGAATGGATTTGATAATTTTTCGGGAAATCTGTCCTCAACGAAAATGGAAGAGGCCGGTGATGAAGCTCTTCGGGAGGCCGTAAAAAATGCTCGAAAAGATGCTGAAATTTTAGCTCTTGCCTCAGACAGGGAAATCGGAAAGATAATCAGAATCGAACACTCATCAGATCAGCCGTTTCGTTCAGCATCTGTGAGCGAAGCGTTTCAGGCACGGGCGATGAGTGACTCAGGTCCGTCGATGTTCGATTTTTCACAAACGGTATCCGTGCAGAAGCGGGTTACCGTAATTTTTGAACTGCTTGAATGA
- a CDS encoding ABC transporter ATP-binding protein, with amino-acid sequence MNKPILEVNNLTKTFTSGSKELTVLKNITLSIDPGVTCAIIGPSGSGKTTLLGLCAGLDQPTSGSVSLNGREISSMDESKLSEVRNRQIGFVFQSFQLISTLTALENVMVPVELRGTPYREVEAKASELLNEVGLGDRLTHYPSQLSGGEQQRVGLARAFIHQPDILFADEPTGNLDGETGAQIEQLMFDLNNKLGTTLVIVTHDRTLAEKCDRIIELKNGNILSDTFANETVTAAAEPTIAE; translated from the coding sequence ATGAACAAACCAATTTTAGAAGTAAATAATTTAACAAAAACCTTTACGAGCGGATCCAAAGAGCTCACAGTTCTGAAAAATATAACACTGAGCATCGATCCCGGGGTTACTTGTGCGATTATTGGTCCCTCCGGCAGCGGTAAAACCACATTGCTCGGTTTGTGTGCGGGACTGGATCAGCCCACTTCCGGATCCGTATCCCTGAATGGCCGGGAAATATCATCTATGGATGAATCAAAATTATCAGAAGTAAGAAACCGGCAGATCGGTTTCGTATTTCAATCCTTCCAGCTGATCTCAACACTGACCGCACTTGAAAACGTAATGGTTCCTGTAGAACTCAGGGGCACACCCTACCGCGAAGTTGAAGCCAAAGCCAGTGAACTGCTGAATGAAGTTGGACTCGGTGATCGCCTGACCCACTATCCCAGTCAGCTTTCCGGCGGAGAGCAGCAGCGGGTAGGCCTCGCGAGAGCATTTATTCACCAGCCCGATATCCTTTTTGCAGATGAGCCAACAGGAAACCTCGACGGTGAGACCGGGGCACAGATCGAGCAGCTTATGTTTGATCTCAATAACAAACTGGGTACCACACTGGTAATTGTTACCCACGACCGAACCCTTGCCGAGAAATGCGACCGGATTATAGAACTTAAAAACGGCAATATTCTTTCCGATACGTTTGCCAACGAAACCGTAACTGCTGCTGCAGAACCCACAATCGCTGAATGA
- a CDS encoding ABC transporter permease: MKLIRSLLSPFTWRLAFRDARPQWKSLLLYTSAVIAGVAALVAILSFRSDVLLTVDDQSRELLGADLEFRSSEPFPEPVVAFIDSVGGSQANSIEFNSMVQFLSSSDTRLSQIRAIDGPFPLYGSITTEPEEASANYQSDQTALLEQSTMRQFGISVGDSIQVGQIRLQISGELKNVPGESAAFSLIGPRVYLSRDLIEDSGLLQRGSRVTYKEYLTLESAEDAERIASEFRPLGREHSVRTETVESRKQDFDAIVDNLSKFLGLIAFIALMLGGLGVASAVYVYIKRKTNAVATLRCLGMEAHQIIGAFGIQIAGMGLMGAAIGTAIGLILQSYLPLLFTDFLPFEIVQGISIPAILLGLFIGLTISVGFSILPLIGISSISPMLTLKSSDFSPFKNLSATVRWVTLAITFSIIVLLIAYTTDSLLAAIFFTVGLMISVALLWFTALVLIQTVKGLRLKSLPYVWRQGMANLFRPNNQTPMLLTTLGMGMLLIGTLYLSQEMLLERISLQSNEELPNIVLYDIQYDQNEGVNRIIEEEGGTIMQNVPIVSMRLSSIRGQSVREAREDTTVNLRRWALTREYRSTYRSELNDSEEILEGEWVGEGDGIQSTVPISVAQQIQDDLNLAIGDSLVFNVQGVDVSTVVASIREVDFQRPEPNFFVLFPENVLENAPQFFATIVKADSDDQAYAIQREIVADYPNISAIDISIALQSVQEFLDKISMAIQFMALFSIITGLIVLASSISISRKQRTRESVLLRTLGAIKKQVSSIQTIEYVLLGLLATLTGLILAMIASWSLAYFYFDLTFVPDLTSLLLLSLIIILAATIIGWTGSRHIFKKSPIEVLRSEVG, encoded by the coding sequence ATGAAACTGATCCGAAGTCTCCTCTCCCCTTTTACATGGCGCCTGGCGTTCAGAGATGCGCGTCCTCAATGGAAAAGCTTGCTGCTCTACACATCTGCCGTCATTGCAGGTGTTGCCGCACTGGTTGCCATTCTCTCATTCCGCAGTGATGTTCTGCTTACCGTAGATGATCAGTCGAGAGAATTGCTCGGGGCAGACCTTGAATTCCGGTCTTCTGAACCGTTTCCGGAGCCGGTCGTCGCATTTATCGATTCAGTCGGGGGAAGCCAGGCCAATTCCATAGAATTTAACTCTATGGTACAGTTTCTGAGTTCAAGTGATACCCGTCTGTCACAGATCCGGGCAATTGACGGACCTTTTCCTCTCTACGGATCCATCACAACAGAGCCAGAAGAAGCATCCGCAAATTATCAATCGGATCAGACTGCACTTCTGGAGCAGTCTACTATGCGTCAGTTTGGCATTTCGGTCGGTGACAGTATCCAGGTGGGTCAGATCAGGCTACAAATTTCCGGTGAATTGAAGAATGTGCCGGGTGAATCTGCCGCGTTCTCGCTGATCGGGCCGCGGGTTTACCTTTCAAGAGATTTAATTGAAGACTCCGGCCTCCTCCAGAGAGGCAGCCGGGTGACTTATAAAGAGTATCTTACGCTCGAGAGTGCCGAAGATGCCGAGCGGATTGCATCAGAGTTTCGTCCGCTCGGAAGAGAGCACAGTGTTCGTACCGAAACCGTCGAATCCCGCAAACAGGATTTTGATGCCATTGTTGACAACCTGAGTAAATTCCTCGGACTGATCGCCTTTATCGCGCTGATGCTTGGTGGCCTTGGCGTTGCGAGCGCGGTTTATGTGTACATCAAACGAAAAACGAATGCGGTGGCCACACTCCGCTGCCTGGGAATGGAGGCGCATCAAATCATTGGCGCTTTCGGAATACAAATTGCGGGTATGGGTTTGATGGGAGCCGCAATTGGTACAGCGATCGGTCTTATTCTGCAATCCTATCTTCCGCTGCTGTTTACCGACTTTCTGCCGTTTGAAATCGTTCAGGGAATTTCCATACCGGCCATTCTGCTCGGTTTATTTATCGGACTCACAATCAGTGTTGGGTTTTCGATTCTGCCGCTGATCGGCATCAGCAGCATCTCCCCGATGCTCACGCTGAAATCATCAGATTTTTCTCCCTTTAAAAATTTATCCGCTACTGTCCGCTGGGTTACACTGGCGATCACATTTTCAATAATAGTTCTTTTAATTGCATATACAACGGACAGCCTTTTAGCGGCGATCTTTTTTACTGTCGGTCTGATGATTTCTGTGGCGCTTCTCTGGTTTACAGCCCTGGTGTTGATTCAAACGGTAAAAGGGCTTCGGTTAAAATCCTTACCCTACGTCTGGCGCCAGGGAATGGCCAATCTATTCAGGCCTAACAATCAAACGCCAATGCTGCTCACCACACTCGGGATGGGCATGTTGTTGATAGGCACGCTCTATCTCAGCCAGGAGATGCTGCTTGAGCGGATCAGCCTGCAGTCCAACGAAGAACTTCCGAATATTGTGTTGTACGATATTCAGTATGATCAGAATGAAGGCGTGAACCGGATCATCGAAGAAGAAGGCGGTACGATTATGCAAAATGTCCCGATTGTATCCATGCGCCTGAGCTCAATCCGTGGACAGTCCGTGCGGGAAGCTCGTGAAGACACTACCGTTAATCTTCGCCGGTGGGCATTAACGCGGGAATACCGATCCACCTATCGGAGTGAACTAAACGATTCAGAAGAAATTCTCGAGGGAGAGTGGGTTGGTGAGGGTGATGGAATTCAGTCCACGGTTCCCATCTCCGTAGCGCAGCAGATTCAGGACGACCTGAACCTCGCCATTGGTGATTCGCTTGTATTTAACGTGCAGGGTGTAGATGTATCAACGGTAGTAGCGAGTATTCGTGAAGTGGATTTTCAGCGGCCCGAACCAAACTTCTTTGTACTGTTTCCGGAGAATGTACTTGAAAATGCCCCGCAGTTTTTTGCGACTATCGTTAAGGCTGACAGTGATGATCAGGCCTACGCGATACAGCGGGAAATTGTGGCCGATTATCCCAATATCTCTGCGATCGACATCAGCATTGCCCTTCAGAGCGTTCAGGAGTTTCTGGATAAAATTTCTATGGCGATTCAGTTTATGGCTCTCTTCAGTATTATTACCGGGTTGATTGTGCTGGCAAGCTCCATATCCATCAGCCGTAAACAGCGCACGCGAGAATCGGTACTTTTACGAACGCTCGGGGCAATCAAAAAACAGGTAAGCAGCATTCAAACCATCGAATATGTACTTTTAGGTCTGCTGGCTACACTCACGGGACTGATTCTTGCGATGATTGCAAGCTGGAGCCTGGCGTATTTCTATTTTGACCTTACGTTCGTGCCAGACCTCACATCCCTGCTGCTGCTTTCCCTCATTATAATTCTGGCAGCCACAATCATCGGGTGGACGGGAAGCCGCCATATCTTCAAAAAATCACCGATTGAGGTTCTCAGATCCGAAGTTGGATAG
- a CDS encoding tetratricopeptide repeat protein — translation MTTEEWNRIESIVDRALILPPDRRTEFIEHQCKGDDKCRKQVHAFLDSIKKADTFFSAKKNVKDKVADFAAANHTEKIHHEELIGDKVGSYKLTHLLGKGGMGAVYLAERTDGQFNHSAAIKVIRGGKANSEIYSRFVQERQILAGLSHENITRLFDGGVTENGIPYLIMEYVDGMPITTYCDENRLNLKERIELFKSVCSAARYAHKNLIIHRDLKPENILITKSGVVKIMDFGIAKLVMPERSGIDEPDGIQKSPYISFTNAAPEQLGDEPITTASDTYALGILLHRLLAGVHPLPIKKKTGNQIHEVIKTYQPANPSDKFASLSSATQQQIALERNTSPYVLKEALQVDIDAILLKCLKKKPEDRYQTVDDLLQDIERYEKNYPVKAVTPSNLYQTKKYVARNGTFLTAAAGFFLIAVISMMFYTHQVQKERDIARIEAAKANQVTNFVLDLFKGSDPEVQRGDDVSARDLLDRGIERTSYLSSQPEIQANMFEVLGRILTQLGEFSEAEELLTQAIEIRTGLFGESHIQTVSSYEHLGSLLSSRGDLFEAQNILEKVIEQRSAIFGPEQAALSEANTELGYIYRRLGKLDQAEQLYRSLIDIYEQKLGSEDPLTLLSISSLGVTLHGQGNLEEAEIRYRDVLEKREKLYNTVHPDVAMSMNNLGSLLLNQGRFEESEELLSRALDMRISLFGESHPKVALSTNNMGILKRNTGNFEAAESYFSRALEINTRLFGPDQLQTGINTFSIAELHMLKGEYEKSLELYDTAHTIFTNHLPEGSSFIARSSMGIGEALSMLGPEFLDDAAYYLEKGFARVKELHNDHSVEYGLALMQMGKHSFEKDEPESGTEYLLKSYAILSGIEGYDSARALTIRELLTKYTGEQIVHISD, via the coding sequence ATGACAACCGAAGAGTGGAACAGAATAGAATCCATTGTTGACAGGGCTTTGATTTTACCCCCTGATAGACGCACTGAGTTCATTGAACATCAATGTAAAGGTGATGACAAATGCCGCAAGCAAGTTCACGCTTTTCTCGATTCAATTAAAAAGGCAGACACTTTTTTCAGTGCCAAAAAAAATGTTAAAGATAAAGTGGCAGATTTTGCGGCAGCCAATCACACTGAAAAAATCCATCATGAAGAGCTGATTGGAGATAAAGTCGGCTCATACAAACTTACACACCTGCTTGGAAAAGGCGGAATGGGTGCTGTGTACCTTGCTGAGCGAACCGATGGACAGTTCAATCATTCTGCGGCGATAAAAGTTATCAGAGGCGGCAAAGCCAATTCCGAGATTTACTCCAGGTTTGTACAGGAACGGCAAATACTTGCTGGCCTCTCCCATGAAAATATAACACGGCTATTTGATGGAGGCGTCACCGAAAACGGTATCCCTTACCTGATTATGGAATATGTGGATGGGATGCCGATCACAACATATTGCGATGAAAACAGGTTGAATCTGAAGGAACGCATCGAACTGTTTAAATCGGTTTGTTCAGCGGCCCGGTATGCGCACAAAAACCTGATTATACACCGCGATCTGAAGCCCGAAAATATTTTGATTACAAAATCAGGTGTGGTAAAAATCATGGATTTTGGAATTGCAAAGCTTGTAATGCCCGAAAGATCCGGGATTGATGAACCTGATGGTATTCAGAAATCACCATATATTTCATTTACAAATGCTGCACCGGAACAGCTTGGAGACGAGCCAATAACTACAGCATCCGATACCTATGCGCTTGGAATTCTTCTTCATCGGTTGCTTGCCGGTGTTCATCCACTGCCCATAAAAAAGAAAACAGGGAATCAGATTCATGAAGTGATAAAAACGTATCAACCGGCTAACCCGTCTGATAAATTCGCTTCATTGTCTTCTGCCACACAGCAACAAATTGCACTTGAAAGAAACACATCTCCTTATGTTCTGAAAGAAGCATTACAGGTAGATATAGACGCTATCCTATTGAAATGTTTGAAGAAAAAACCGGAGGATCGGTATCAAACCGTAGATGATCTGCTACAGGACATCGAGCGTTATGAGAAGAATTACCCGGTAAAGGCTGTGACTCCATCAAATCTATATCAAACAAAAAAATATGTAGCACGAAATGGCACATTTCTCACCGCTGCTGCAGGTTTCTTTTTGATTGCCGTTATATCGATGATGTTTTACACACACCAGGTGCAGAAAGAGCGGGACATTGCCAGAATAGAAGCTGCCAAGGCGAATCAGGTCACCAATTTTGTATTGGATCTTTTTAAGGGAAGTGACCCGGAAGTGCAGCGGGGAGATGATGTGTCGGCACGGGATTTATTGGATCGAGGTATCGAACGAACATCATACCTCTCCAGTCAGCCTGAAATTCAGGCCAATATGTTTGAAGTATTGGGACGAATTTTAACGCAGCTCGGTGAATTTTCAGAAGCAGAAGAGCTGCTCACACAGGCCATTGAAATCAGAACCGGACTTTTTGGCGAATCACATATTCAAACAGTTTCCAGCTATGAGCACCTGGGATCGCTGCTCAGCTCGCGCGGAGACTTGTTTGAAGCTCAAAATATTCTTGAAAAAGTTATTGAACAGCGTTCTGCAATTTTTGGCCCGGAACAAGCCGCGTTATCAGAAGCAAATACAGAACTGGGATATATTTACAGACGACTTGGAAAGCTGGATCAAGCTGAACAACTCTACCGGTCACTGATTGACATTTATGAACAGAAACTTGGTTCAGAAGATCCTCTAACACTGCTCAGTATCAGCAGCCTGGGAGTAACTTTGCATGGACAAGGAAATCTTGAAGAAGCCGAAATCAGGTATAGGGATGTACTGGAGAAAAGAGAAAAATTATATAATACAGTTCACCCCGATGTTGCCATGAGTATGAACAACCTCGGCTCTTTATTGCTTAATCAGGGCCGTTTTGAAGAATCTGAAGAATTACTGAGCCGAGCTCTTGATATGAGAATTTCACTTTTTGGGGAGAGCCATCCAAAAGTTGCGCTATCTACAAACAATATGGGCATTTTGAAGCGAAACACCGGTAATTTCGAAGCAGCAGAAAGCTATTTTTCCCGTGCTCTTGAGATTAATACAAGACTTTTTGGCCCCGACCAGCTGCAGACAGGTATCAATACATTCAGCATTGCAGAACTTCATATGCTGAAAGGTGAGTATGAAAAATCTCTCGAACTTTATGATACAGCCCACACCATATTTACAAATCATTTACCTGAAGGAAGCTCATTTATTGCACGTTCTTCGATGGGAATTGGTGAAGCACTGAGTATGTTAGGACCAGAGTTTCTGGATGATGCGGCTTACTATCTGGAAAAAGGATTTGCCCGGGTAAAAGAACTTCATAATGATCATTCCGTTGAATACGGACTTGCACTCATGCAAATGGGCAAGCATTCGTTCGAAAAGGACGAACCAGAATCCGGTACCGAATATCTCCTCAAGTCATATGCTATTCTATCTGGTATTGAAGGGTATGATAGTGCCCGGGCGTTAACCATACGCGAACTGCTTACCAAATATACGGGTGAACAAATCGTACATATCAGCGACTGA